CTGCCGACTTGCTCATCGGTCCAAGACCGTTGCTCGCCACTTCGTTATTTCGTCACTCCGTCCCTTTGAGAAACCGTGCCTCTCGGGCAGTGGGGAAAAGCCGTCCTGACATCATTCTCACGGGCCGAACGGCTCCGATAAGATTGCGAATTGGGGGTGAAAAGGCCTATGCGAGACGTCTGGGACGTTTGCATCGTCGGGGCCGGCATCGTGGGCCTGACGGTGGCTCGGGCCCTGGTCCGCCGGGGCGTCCAGCGCATCCTCATCCTGGAGAAGGAGGCCGCCCTCGGCCGACACGCCAGCGGCCGGAACAGTGGGATTCTCCACGCCGGCATTTACTATGAACCGGGCTCCCTGAAGGCCCGCTTCTGCATCGAGGGCAACCGCCGGTTGAGGGCCTTCTGCCAGGAATACGGTCTGCCCCTGCGGGAGACGGGGAAGGTCCTCGTGCCGACCCGACCGGCCGACCTGGCCACGCTTCAGGAAATCAAGCGGCGGGCCGACGCCAACGGCGCCCGGGCCGAGCTCGTCGACGGCCGGGCCCTGGCCGACATCGAGCCCTATGCCTCGACCCGATACGACACGGCCCTCTTTGTGGCCGACACGGCCGTCGTCGACCCCCAAGCGATCCTCCGAGCCCTGGCCGATGAGCTGACCCGCTCGGGTCACGTCGAGATCCGATACGGCACGGCCGCCCTGGGACCGGCGGGACCTCGACAGGTCCGAACCTCGGCGGGGATCATCTCCTACGGGTGGCTGGTCAACGCCGCCGGCGCATACGCCGATCGGGTCGCCCATGCCTTCGGGGTCGGTCGGGAATATACCATCTTGCCGTTGAGGGGCGCGTACCGACGGCTCCGGCCGGACCGAAGTTACCTGGTCCGGGGCAACATTTTCCCCGTGCCGGATTTGGGATTTCCTTACTTGGGGGTGCATCTGACGCGGGGCGTGGACGACGTCGTCCACGTCGGCCCCACGGCGGGCCCGGCTTTAGGGCGGGCCCACTACAGAGGTTGGACCGGCCTGACGCCCGAGTCGTTGAAAATCCTCCATACGGTGCTAAGATTAGCCGTTTTGAATCCGACGTTTCGGCAGTTCGCCCTTCGGGAGGCCTGGCGGCATCGGCCCGGCGGATTTCTTCGGGCGGTCCGGGACCTCGTGCCGGCCATCCAAGCCGGAGACCTGGTCCGGGCCGAGCGGGTCGGCATCCGGGCTCAGCTCGTTCATCGGCCGACGGGTCGGCTCGTCATGGACTTTCTGGTCTTCCGGGACGAGGCGGCCATTCATGTCCTAAATGCCGTCTCCCCGGCCTTTACGGCCTCGATGGCCTTTGCCGAATATCTGGCGGACGGCCTGATGTGACAGGGCCGGCCGGTCGGCGCATAACCCATATTGGCTCATAGCTCATGGCTCATAGCTGATAGCTCATGGCTGACAGCTCATAGTCACGACCCATGGACCATGAGCTATGAGCCATGGGCTATGAGCCGTGAGCCGAAATCCCGTATCTCGTAGCCCGCATCTCCTTTCAAGAGGCTCAGCCGCATGAAGCCGGGTCGGGGCGTCCCCGGGTGGCCCTTTGCGGACCTGGGGACCTTCTTAAGGTTTCTGGAACAGCGGGGCCATCTGGTCCGGATTCGGGACCCCGTCGACCCCTATCTGGAGGTCTCCGCCATCGCGCAGGAGGTCGTCCGTCGAGAGGGACCGGCCCTCCTCTTTGAGAGTGTTCGTGGCTCCCGTTTTCCTTTAGTCATCAACCTCTTCGGGAGCATGGAGCGCATCGTGTGGGCCCTCGGGCGGGAGCCTTCGGCCATCGCCGAGGAGTTCCTCCGGTGGCTGGACCTCGTACGGCGGCCCCCGTCTTTTCGGAGCCTCTGGGACCTATTCCGGCTCGGTCTTCGACTGGGGCGGGGCTTCCCCCGGACGGTCCGGCGGGCCCCCGTCCAGGCCGTCGTGGAGACGCCGAACCTGCGGGACCTCCCCGTGATCACGTGCTGGCCCTACGACGGGGGGCCCTTCATCACGAT
Above is a genomic segment from bacterium HR11 containing:
- the lhgO gene encoding L-2-hydroxyglutarate oxidase LhgO, which codes for MRDVWDVCIVGAGIVGLTVARALVRRGVQRILILEKEAALGRHASGRNSGILHAGIYYEPGSLKARFCIEGNRRLRAFCQEYGLPLRETGKVLVPTRPADLATLQEIKRRADANGARAELVDGRALADIEPYASTRYDTALFVADTAVVDPQAILRALADELTRSGHVEIRYGTAALGPAGPRQVRTSAGIISYGWLVNAAGAYADRVAHAFGVGREYTILPLRGAYRRLRPDRSYLVRGNIFPVPDLGFPYLGVHLTRGVDDVVHVGPTAGPALGRAHYRGWTGLTPESLKILHTVLRLAVLNPTFRQFALREAWRHRPGGFLRAVRDLVPAIQAGDLVRAERVGIRAQLVHRPTGRLVMDFLVFRDEAAIHVLNAVSPAFTASMAFAEYLADGLM